Proteins from one Tautonia marina genomic window:
- a CDS encoding ParB/RepB/Spo0J family partition protein, whose product MPKLEIKPLAFFKPDTGQARQTYDECELRLLGESLRERQLQPVLARPDGTIIAGHRRYRAAALVGLESLQVIVVDGELSTAQVRGMQLTENIHRSDLTPYEKWQACRELLELNGWQGKELAEHLHLDPSTVTRLLSPSRCIPEAQEALREGKLGISDIYAISKLPPDDQPALLALKLSGASRDMLEQQGRKKRASAAPAVRASKIKIALTNGTTVTISGDDMTLDEAIEAVQEAQKEMRKGRDQGLDAKTLQAVCRDKAKAG is encoded by the coding sequence CCCGACACGGGGCAGGCCAGGCAGACCTACGACGAATGTGAACTGCGGCTCCTCGGCGAGTCGCTTCGGGAGCGGCAGCTTCAGCCAGTGCTGGCGCGGCCGGACGGGACGATCATCGCCGGGCACAGGCGATACCGGGCCGCCGCCTTGGTCGGCCTCGAATCGCTCCAGGTCATCGTCGTGGACGGGGAGCTGTCCACAGCGCAGGTGCGTGGGATGCAGCTGACCGAGAACATCCACCGCTCCGACCTGACGCCCTACGAGAAGTGGCAGGCGTGCCGGGAGCTGCTGGAGCTGAACGGCTGGCAGGGCAAGGAGCTGGCCGAGCATCTGCACCTCGACCCGTCCACGGTGACGCGGCTGCTCTCGCCATCGCGGTGCATCCCCGAGGCGCAGGAGGCGCTGCGAGAGGGCAAGCTGGGCATTAGCGACATCTACGCGATCAGCAAGCTGCCGCCGGATGACCAGCCCGCGCTCCTGGCCCTAAAGCTGTCAGGCGCCAGCCGCGACATGCTGGAGCAGCAGGGGCGGAAGAAGCGAGCCAGCGCAGCGCCCGCAGTTCGAGCCAGCAAGATCAAGATCGCCCTGACCAACGGAACCACGGTCACGATCTCCGGCGACGACATGACGCTGGATGAGGCCATCGAGGCCGTGCAGGAAGCGCAAAAGGAAATGCGGAAGGGCCGCGACCAGGGCCTCGACGCCAAAACGCTTCAGGCTGTGTGCAGGGACAAGGCGAAGGCTGGGTGA
- a CDS encoding type IV secretory system conjugative DNA transfer family protein: MLRYPAILIVGAAAVVYLGGRKVVRLTSHGTARWADADDLERAGLLSDKPGLLIGRIALPKRGFFESLNGLFDRRVPAGVACERFVYSMRKLQRGRQESALVRLSNAVHIAVFAPTGVGKGVSCVIPHLLNSPRSMVVIDFKGENYQITARHRQERFGHKTVVLDPFTVVTQSPDTFNPLDSIDPKSPQLIDECRALANAMVIRTGEEKDPYWNDSAELWITAIIVAVTLYGRDENRSLQAVRTLLTDPAKREAIVQVLRNETGHEGMVARLGNQLTNFKDKELGSVLSTANRFMNFLDTPAIAASTRSSSFDLSDLRKGRMTLYLVLPPKQISPQAGLLRLWVGAALRAVVDGGLQEQNAVDFILDEAASLGRMDCLDDAVDKYRGYGVRLQFYYQSMGQLRKCWGEGGDTTLISNTTQVFFGVNDQQTSEFVSSRLGESTIVVDSGGTNNGGSRQVNSPEPSTSLTESWGSNANWSQQARKLLKPEEVVALPARTAITFTPGVPPIQTTLTRYFEELSPGNGRRSHLLRMAEVWLTAILLLATAAAAGLAMAGM; this comes from the coding sequence ATGCTCCGATACCCCGCGATCCTGATCGTCGGCGCCGCTGCCGTCGTGTATCTCGGCGGGCGCAAGGTCGTCCGGCTCACCAGCCACGGCACGGCCCGATGGGCGGACGCGGACGACCTGGAGCGAGCCGGGCTGCTGTCCGACAAGCCGGGCCTGCTCATCGGGCGGATCGCCCTGCCCAAGAGGGGATTCTTCGAATCGCTCAATGGGCTGTTCGACAGGCGTGTCCCGGCCGGCGTCGCGTGCGAGCGGTTCGTCTACTCGATGAGGAAGCTCCAGCGGGGCAGGCAGGAATCAGCCCTGGTGCGCCTCTCGAACGCCGTCCACATCGCGGTCTTCGCCCCGACCGGCGTGGGCAAGGGAGTCTCTTGCGTCATCCCGCACCTGCTCAACAGCCCCCGGTCGATGGTCGTCATTGACTTCAAGGGCGAGAACTACCAGATCACCGCCAGGCATCGCCAGGAGAGGTTCGGCCACAAGACCGTGGTGCTCGATCCGTTCACAGTCGTCACGCAGAGCCCCGACACCTTCAACCCCCTCGACTCGATCGATCCGAAGTCGCCACAGCTCATCGACGAATGCCGGGCGCTCGCGAACGCCATGGTCATCAGGACGGGCGAGGAGAAGGACCCGTACTGGAACGACAGCGCCGAACTCTGGATCACCGCCATCATCGTCGCCGTAACGCTGTACGGGCGGGACGAGAACCGGTCGCTGCAGGCCGTGAGGACGCTCCTGACCGACCCGGCCAAGCGAGAGGCGATCGTCCAAGTCCTGCGCAATGAGACCGGCCACGAGGGCATGGTGGCCCGCCTCGGCAACCAGCTCACGAACTTCAAGGACAAGGAACTCGGGTCGGTCCTGAGCACGGCGAACCGGTTCATGAACTTCCTCGACACGCCCGCCATCGCAGCGAGCACGAGGTCCAGCAGCTTCGACCTGTCCGACCTACGCAAGGGGAGGATGACGCTCTACCTGGTCCTGCCGCCCAAGCAGATCTCGCCCCAGGCCGGGTTGCTGCGGCTGTGGGTCGGTGCGGCCCTGCGGGCGGTCGTGGATGGGGGCCTCCAGGAGCAGAACGCGGTGGACTTCATCCTCGACGAGGCCGCGAGCCTGGGGCGCATGGACTGCCTCGACGACGCGGTGGACAAGTATCGCGGCTACGGCGTGCGCCTCCAGTTCTATTACCAGTCGATGGGGCAGCTCCGAAAGTGCTGGGGCGAGGGTGGCGACACCACACTTATCTCGAATACCACGCAGGTCTTCTTCGGCGTCAACGACCAGCAGACCTCGGAGTTCGTGAGCTCCCGGCTGGGCGAGTCGACCATCGTCGTGGACTCCGGCGGGACGAACAACGGCGGCTCGCGGCAGGTCAACAGCCCGGAGCCGAGCACGAGCCTGACCGAGTCCTGGGGCAGCAACGCGAACTGGTCGCAGCAGGCCAGAAAGCTTCTCAAGCCGGAGGAGGTCGTGGCGCTGCCGGCACGGACGGCGATCACCTTCACCCCTGGCGTGCCGCCGATCCAGACCACGCTGACGCGGTACTTCGAGGAACTCAGCCCGGGAAACGGGCGACGAAGCCACCTCCTCCGGATGGCGGAGGTGTGGCTGACGGCGATCCTCCTGCTGGCGACAGCGGCAGCAGCGGGGCTTGCGATGGCGGGGATGTAG
- a CDS encoding helix-turn-helix transcriptional regulator, with the protein MSTDTTPRLITAEELAKLMQVSERTLWRLLSGGKVPQPVRIGRNTRWRLAEVTEWIERGCPIGK; encoded by the coding sequence ATGAGCACCGACACGACACCCAGGCTGATCACCGCCGAGGAGCTGGCCAAACTCATGCAGGTCAGCGAACGCACCCTGTGGCGGCTGCTCTCCGGCGGGAAAGTCCCCCAGCCCGTGCGGATCGGGCGGAATACCCGCTGGCGACTGGCCGAGGTGACCGAATGGATCGAGCGGGGATGCCCGATTGGAAAGTAA